In Streptococcus respiraculi, one DNA window encodes the following:
- a CDS encoding 2-isopropylmalate synthase — MRTIEFLDTSLRDGEQTPGVNFSIKEKIAIAKQLEKWGISAIEAGFPAASPDSFTAVNEIAKAMKTTAVTGLARLVKSDIDACYEALKDAKYPQIHVFIATSPIHREFKLKKTKEEILTNIREYVSYARSKFEVVEFSPEDGTRTELDFLLEVVQTAVDAGATYINIPDTVGFTTPEEYGQIFQYLIEHVTSDHEIIFSPHCHDDLGMAVANSLSAIKNGAGRVEGTINGIGERAGNAALEEVAVALNIRADYYQVKTDIVLNETMNTSEMVSRFSGITIPKNKAVVGGNAFSHESGIHQDGVLKNPLTYEIITPELVGVKSNSLPLGKLSGRHAFVEKLKELALEFDDVEITELFSKFKALADKKQEITDADIRALIAGVTVENPEGFHFEDLTLAVDGEHMVAMVRLVNVQGEQVECQATGKGSVEAIFNAIDEFFHQEAKLLSYNIEAVTDGIDSQARVLVTVENQATETIFNASGLDFDVLKASAIAYIHANIFVQKENEGTIGHTVSYRDMMDY; from the coding sequence ATGCGTACAATTGAATTTCTTGATACTAGTCTTCGTGATGGCGAGCAGACACCAGGAGTGAATTTTTCGATTAAGGAAAAGATTGCCATTGCTAAGCAGTTAGAAAAATGGGGGATTTCAGCTATTGAAGCAGGTTTTCCTGCAGCTAGCCCTGATTCCTTTACCGCAGTTAACGAAATCGCAAAAGCGATGAAAACAACTGCTGTTACAGGTCTTGCTCGTTTGGTTAAATCAGACATCGATGCTTGCTATGAGGCTCTAAAAGATGCTAAGTATCCGCAAATCCATGTCTTTATCGCAACCAGTCCTATTCACCGTGAGTTTAAGCTGAAAAAGACCAAGGAAGAAATTCTTACTAACATCAGAGAATATGTCAGCTATGCTCGTTCAAAATTCGAGGTGGTCGAGTTTTCACCTGAAGACGGCACGCGGACAGAGCTTGATTTTCTCCTAGAAGTTGTGCAAACGGCAGTGGATGCGGGTGCGACCTACATCAATATCCCTGATACGGTCGGCTTCACTACGCCTGAGGAATACGGGCAGATCTTTCAGTATCTAATTGAGCATGTCACGTCAGATCATGAGATTATCTTTAGTCCTCATTGTCACGATGACCTTGGTATGGCAGTGGCAAACAGTCTTTCAGCTATTAAAAATGGGGCAGGGCGCGTGGAAGGCACGATTAACGGCATCGGTGAGCGAGCAGGAAATGCGGCTTTGGAAGAAGTTGCCGTTGCACTCAATATTCGTGCGGACTATTATCAGGTTAAGACCGATATTGTCCTCAACGAAACGATGAACACCTCTGAAATGGTGTCACGTTTTTCTGGTATTACCATTCCGAAGAACAAGGCTGTGGTGGGTGGTAACGCCTTCTCGCACGAATCAGGTATTCACCAAGACGGCGTACTTAAAAATCCTCTTACCTATGAAATCATTACGCCAGAATTAGTCGGTGTCAAGAGCAACAGTTTACCGCTAGGAAAATTGTCTGGTCGCCATGCCTTTGTGGAGAAATTGAAGGAATTAGCACTGGAATTTGACGATGTGGAAATCACGGAACTCTTCAGCAAGTTCAAGGCCTTGGCAGATAAGAAACAAGAAATCACAGACGCTGATATTCGGGCCTTGATTGCAGGTGTTACTGTGGAAAATCCAGAAGGTTTCCACTTTGAGGACTTGACCCTTGCAGTCGACGGTGAGCACATGGTGGCTATGGTTCGCTTGGTCAATGTCCAAGGTGAGCAGGTAGAATGTCAGGCAACTGGTAAGGGTAGTGTTGAGGCGATTTTTAATGCCATTGATGAATTTTTCCATCAAGAAGCCAAGCTCTTGTCTTACAATATTGAGGCGGTGACAGACGGTATTGACTCGCAAGCGCGGGTACTTGTGACGGTTGAAAATCAAGCGACAGAGACGATTTTCAATGCGTCTGGTCTCGATTTCGATGTCTTGAAAGCTAGCGCCATTGCCTATATCCATGCCAATATCTTTGTCCAAAAAGAAAATGAAGGAACGATTGGGCATACGGTATCCTATCGTGATATGATGGACTATTAA
- the udk gene encoding uridine kinase, giving the protein MAQKPIIIGVTGGSGGGKTSVSRAILNNFPNARISMIEHDSYYKNQSHLTFEERILTNYDHPLAFDTDLMIYHLSELLAGRGVDIPIYDYTQHTRSDKTYHQEPQDVFIVEGILVLEDKRLRDLMDIKIFVDTDDDVRIIRRIKRDMEERGRSLDSVIEQYLGVVKPMYHQFIEPTKRYADIVIPEGVSNVVAIDLINTKVDSILRSRG; this is encoded by the coding sequence ATGGCACAAAAACCGATTATTATTGGCGTAACTGGTGGATCAGGAGGCGGAAAAACCAGTGTTTCACGCGCCATTTTGAATAATTTCCCCAATGCCCGCATTTCAATGATTGAACACGATTCCTACTACAAAAATCAATCGCATTTGACTTTTGAAGAGCGGATTTTGACCAACTATGACCACCCCCTAGCCTTTGATACAGATTTGATGATTTATCATCTCAGTGAATTGTTGGCAGGTCGTGGAGTCGATATCCCGATTTATGACTATACCCAGCATACTCGATCAGACAAGACCTACCATCAAGAACCGCAGGACGTCTTTATCGTAGAGGGCATTCTTGTCCTAGAAGATAAACGCCTGCGTGATTTAATGGACATTAAGATTTTTGTAGATACCGATGATGATGTGCGGATTATCCGTCGGATTAAGCGGGATATGGAAGAGCGGGGGCGTAGCCTAGATAGCGTGATTGAGCAGTACCTAGGTGTGGTAAAACCCATGTATCATCAGTTTATCGAGCCAACCAAGCGCTATGCTGACATTGTGATTCCAGAAGGAGTGTCTAATGTCGTCGCAATCGATCTAATCAACACCAAGGTGGACAGTATCCTGCGCAGCCGTGGTTAG